ATTTGAAGAAAGAGATACAGCTTATTTAGTCATGGAATTGGTGCGGGGAAAAACTCTATTAAAAGAATTAGAAAACCAACCAGAAAATAAACTATCTCCAGAAAGAGTAGAAACCTTAATAGGACAGTTAGTTGATGCTTTAATGACCATTCATGAAGCGGGTATTTATCATCTCGATTTAAAACCAGAAAACATGATATTAACTCCCGATGATCAACTAATTTTAATTGATTTTGGGGCAGCGACTTTAGCGACGGATGCTAGACGAAAAAGAACCCGTTCCTTTACGGAATGCTATGCGGCCCCAGAAATCATGTCAGGGGGAGAAGTTGGGCCAGAAAGTGATATTTTTGAAGTAGGGATGATCCTCTATGAAATGTTAACTGGAAAGTTACCCCCACCAGCCATGACTCGCGTCTTAGAAAATGATACTTGGCAACCAGAAGGCTTAGACTATCCCTGGCATATTTTGATCACAAATGCGTTAAAAATACAAAGAAAAGATCGCCCACAAACTGTAAAGCAATGGTGGCAACAAAGACAAGAAAATGATGAAAATTACATTTCTATTGAAATTAAAAATATTGAAACCCTACAAGGACAATTTATTTTACCATTACTAAAACAACAGGGTATGACCCAAAGACTTGGTAAAGGATGTATCAAAAAAGTTATTCCTATTAATAATAATGAAGTGTTAGTTTTGTCCGCAGGAGGTGCATCTTTACTTGATTTTAATACCCGTATTGCCCATTGGGAAATTGACTGTCCTACCCAGGGTGGTACTATCAGTCACAATCAAAAATTATTAGCCTTAATTTGGCAACAAAATATTTATCTTTGGGATCTCACCCAAGGAAAATTATTAAGACAATTACAAGGCCATTCCAAAAAAATTAATGATGTTGCTTTTAATAAAGATGGGTCATTATTAGTTTCTGGCAGTCGGGACGAAACCTTAATCTTATGGGATACAAAAACCGGAGAAAAACGCCATGAATTGTCGGAACCGATGGGTTGGATAACAGCAGTTGCTGTCAGTGAAGATGGTCAATTTGTCGCTTCCGGTTGCTATGATGGAAAAATTAGAATTTGGGGGGCTATATCTGGTCAAGAATGGCGATGTTTAGAAGGTCATTCTCAGGCCATAGAAAGTTTAATCTTTAGTCATAATGGCAAATTATTAGCATCAGGAGGACGCGATCGCCAGATCCGTTTGTGGGACGTAACCTCTGGTAAATTGCAACAAATATTAGAAGGACATACCGACTGGATAACGACCTTAAGTTTTGCTAAAAATGATCAATATTTAGCCTCTGGTTCCAGTGTCGGTGATAAAACAATTCGGGTTTGGTCTTTAGCAGATAGACAAGAAACGCAACGACTAGAAGGCCATTGGAATTCAATTACGGCGATCGCCTATTGTCCCGATAACAATTATCTAATATCTGGGTCTGCGGACTATACCGTACGTCTTTGGGATCTGATCAAGGGGGAAACTGTCGAACAACTCCATCAACATACGAATTGGGTGTATAGTGTGGCTTGTAGTCCTGATGGTCGCTGGGTGGCCACGGGGAACAATGACTGGACAATTCGTCTTTGGGACATCATAGAACGGCGAGAAGTTCATATTCTCCAAGGTCATGAAGATGCGGTGTCTAGCGTCGCTTTTTGTCCTGATAGTTGCTGTTTTGTATCGGGAAGTTGGGACGAAACCCTACGGTTATGGGATGTCCATAGCGGAAAATGTTCCCGTGTGTTGCAAGGTCATCAAAATTGGGTGAGGAGTGTTGCGGTGAGTCCCAATGGTCAATGGGTTGCGTCAGGAGGTTGGGATAAAACGGTTTGTCTGTGGGATATTTCCTCAGGGTGGCCGAGTTTTAAGGGCAGTAAACCTACTCGTATACTTCAAGGCCATTTAGATGATATTGAAGGGGTTGCCTTTAGTCCTGATAGCCAATTAATTGCCAGTGCAAGTGATGATAAAACCATTAAAATATGGGAAGTAAGTTCAGGGCAACAAGTGCAACAATTAGAAGGTCATAAGTACAATGTAGAAGGAGTCGTCTTTAGTCCTGATGGTCAATTTGTTGCTTCGATTAGTCGGGATAAAACTGTCAGGTTATGGCATATTATTTCTGGGAAACAAATTCACAAGTTTCGGGGCCATTTGAGTTATGTTAAATGTGTGGCCTTTAGTCACGATGGTCATTATATTGCTTCGGGAGGAAAGGATAATATGATTGCCCTTTGGGATTTGGTTTCGGGGGAGTTAATTCAGTTAATTCAAGGTCATACTAATTGTGTTAATAGTATCGCTTTTAGTGGGGATGGTTCTTTCTTAGTGTCTGGGGATAATGATGGAGTTGTTAGGTTGTGGAAAGTACAGTTAGGGAATTCAGAAGTTGAGTAGGGGCCAGTTTTTAAGAAAAATATATGATTTTCCCGATTGTTTATCATCCTCAATATGTTGTCCCCCTTCCTGATGGCCATCGTTTCCCGATGGAAAAGTTTCGCCTACTCTATGAATTATTATTAATTGATGGTCTGGTTAAACCTGAAAATATTTATATTCCAGAATTTCCTGAATTGTCACTATTAGAATTAGTTCATACCCCGGATTATGTGAGAGCGTACTGTCAAGGAACCCTAGATAATAAAGCACAAAGACGCATTGGTTTGCCTTGGAGTGAGGCATTAGCAAAACGGACTTGTATCGCTGTCGGTGGGACTATTTTAACCGCTAAATTAGCCTTAAAGTTTGGCTTAGCTTGTAATACCGCAGGTGGAACCCATCACGCTTTTCCAGGTTACGGTTCGGGGTTTTGTATCTTTAATGATTTAGCGATCGCTGTCCGTGTTTTACAACAATTAAAGTTAGTAAAAAAGGTTCTTATTGTCGATCTTGATGTTCATCAAGGGGATGGGACAGCTTGGATTTTTAAAGATGAACCGACGGTGTTTACTTTTTCGATGCACTGTGAGGCTAATTTTCCTGCTAAAAAACAACAAAGCGATCTCGATGTTCCCTTAGCAGAAGGGTTAGATGATGATGGTTATTTACAAATATTATCCCAATATTTACCTGATTTACTATCACAATTTAAACCAGATTTAGTATTATATGATGCGGGGGTTGATACCCATGTTAATGATCGTTTAGGAAAATTATCCTTAACAGATACGGGAATTTATCGCCGAGAAATGCAGGTATTAAGTATTTGTATTGCGGCAGGTTATCCGGTGGCTAGTGTTATTGGGGGAGGCTATGCTAAAGATATGAAATCGTTAGTTTATCGACATTCTTTATTACATCGTGCCTCAAAAGATGTTTATCAATTTTATCGCTTATAGTTAATTAAAATAACTATCAACTATAAGCCTAAATGTTGTTTTAAAGCTTGACTCATCACTTCGGTAGGAACTGGTTGTTGTAACCATAATTCTAAGGCAGAGGCTCCTTGATAAACTAACATATCTAATCCATCAATAGTCATTAAACCTTGTTGTTGTGCTTCTTTGAGAAATTGGGTGGGACTAGGAATATAAATGAGATCGTAAGCAATAGCATTTAAAGGAAGTTTTTTCCATAAATCACTTTGAAGGGGAGAATGATTACTATGAGGAAACATCCCAATAGGAGTGGTATTAACTAACAATTCTGTTTCTGATAATATCCCTGGTAATTCATCCCAAGAATACACATCAATAGAAGCTTTAAGCTCACTATTAGACCAACTTTGTTGAAATTGCCTTAACTTATCCTGATCCCGTCCTACCACTCGAATTTTAGGACATCCTAGTTCTGATAATCCTACTAAAACTGCTCTTGCTGCACCTCCATTTCCTAAAATTATAGGAACGATATTTGACCATTTTTTTGTCAAGGATTTTAAAGGAGATAAAAAGCCAATGACATCAGTATTTGTTCCTTTCCATCCTGTTTCTGTGTACCAAACAGTGTTAACTGCACCCACTAATTTAGCAGTTGTGGTAATTTCTGATAGCAAAGGTAAGATGGCTTGTTTATGAGGAATTGTAACATTAAATCCCTGGACTCCAATAGTAGCAAATCCAGCAAAAGCAGTAGCTAAATTTTGCTGTTTGACAGGAAAAGGAATATAAACATAATCGACACCTAATTGACTAATTGCTGCATTTTGCATCACAGGGGATAGAGAATGTTCAACAGGATCGCCAATAATACCGAGGAGCTTTGTTTTGCCAGTAATTGTCTGCATAGGGAAGATTCATGATTAAGAGATCATTCTTTATTTTAATCTAATATAATCAGCATACTCAATTTTTTTCCGCCTATACCTTATGATAATTTATTCTCGAAAATCCGTAAAAATTTGTAGAGACGCTTTGTATAACGTCTCTACATCAATCGGTCTATCTTAATCTGATTTGGGATAAATATGAGGTCGATAGGGTGAAAATTATAGCTGTCATAATGTTGACGGTTGCTATCATTTTTTCTTAAATCTTAACGTCCCTAATCCTAGGGTTATAATAATACCAAAAAGATTGTTAGGTTCAGGAACTTTTGCCGTATTAAAATCTAGTTCCACACTAATTTCTGTGTCAGTACCTTGTCTTAACCAAATGGAATAATCTCCAGGCCCTAAAGGCAACTTAAAGCCAGTTGCCCCAGGAAACCAGCCGATGGTGCTTCCTGATGTTCCAATAACCCCTAGATTACGGAGATTTTGCTTTAATTGATCTTCTGTAACTCCTGATGGAAACTGAGCAATTTGTTCAGGTGTATAAGGATTATTGTCAGCTTCTTGATTAACAACAATATTTAATCCTGAAGTGATTGGATCTAAATTAGACAGTGCCATCTCCGTTAGAATTTTGTTCGTACCGACTTGTGTACTGCGGAGATGAGACCAACCTAAAAGACCCTCTGCTGGATTAGAATTAGCAGTATTAGAAAAAACAAAGTCAAAACTTGGCCCTTCCTCTATAGCAATGAAAGCAATGTCTTCAAAAAAAGGCGATGTATTCCAAGACTTCAGGAAGATTTCTGTGAGGACTTGTCCTTGGGGAATATTAAAAGTAAAGTAGTCAGGATCTGGATTAGAACCCCGATTAAAGGTTGCTTTGAGGGTATTTTTTCCCAGGTTGAGGGAACCCAGTGATGTCGGTGTTGAACCCACATCTGATAAATCTCCATCTGAGACTTCATCATAGAAAGAAAACCCTTGAGCAGCCGTCTCTATACCAAAACTAGCGATAAAAATGAATGAGCTTATGAGAATATTTTTCATGATCCTTAACTTAACTTTTGGCAGTCATTCCCACCTACAAATACTATCAGAAGACCCATATTTTAGGTAGGGATAAATGCTTACTAGAAGTTAAGGTATGGTTAACCATTTATTGAGCCTTTGTCCCGACATTTTTGGTAAAATCTTGAGGGGATAAAATTTACCCTCATTTGTTACAGCAAAAAGGAGTTCGCTTTGGAACGCACATTTATAATGGTTAAACCCGATGGAGTACAGCGGGGATTGGTTGGTGAAGTTATTCGTCGTTTTGAAACCAAAGGATTTACGTTAATCGGACTCAAGCTGATGCAAGTCTCGAAAGAATTAGCTGAGGAACATTATGACGTTCACAAGGAACGTCCTTTTTTTGGCGGTTTAGTTGAGTTTATTGGCTCTTCCCCCGTTGTGGCTATGGTATGGGAAGGGGATGGAGTGGTTGCGGCCGCCAGAAATGTCATTGGCGCAACGAATCCCCTAACAGCAGCCCCTGGAACGATTCGGGGGGACTATGGGGTGAGTATTGGACGGAACCTAATTCATGGTTCTGATGCCATTGAAACTGCCCAACGGGAGATTAGTCTCTGGTTTAATGAAAAAGAATTAGCCAGTTGGCAACCAACAATTACCCCTTGGCTATACGAATAATTTAAAATCGGTGATGGGGTGAGGGAATGAGGGAATGAGGAAAGTTTTGATTTCCTGTTCCCTGTTCCCTTTACGAAGAAATTTTTTCCGGTTCTTTACTCAGGGAATTGTCCACAGATTCTAAGGGAATTTCCACCATTTCTAGGGGCTGTGGATTTTGTTTAGAAAAGCCCCAAACAAATATTAGGGCGATCGCTGTAATCATTAACCATTCTGGGGGAACCCATTCCGCATTGATTACCCGAATTAGTAATCTTAATCCTACCAGTCCCACGGTAATAAATCCCGCATCTTCGAGATAAGTATAAACTTTTAGCCAACGGATGAATAATTCTGCTAAAAATCGCAGAGTAATGACCCCAATAGTTCCCCCGATTAAAATCAACCAGATTTCGTCCGATAAGGCGATCGCGGTGGTAACACTATCGAGAGAAAAGGCGAGATCTGTCACCGCAATTAAGGGGATCGCTTGCCAAAGAGAGGTAAATTCTGGGCCATGATGATGGTGTTCTGCATCTTCTTGGGAGTTAAAATAATTAAACACCAACCATAATAAATAAACGGCCCCTAATAGTTCAAATTGCCAAAATTTGACTACCCAGGTTGCGGTTAAGATTAAAGACATTCGCAATACATAAGCCACAACTAAGCCTAAATTCAAGGCATATCGTTGTAATTTAGGGCCTTGTAACCCTTGAGCAATGGCCGCTAAAGCGATGGCATTATCGGCCGATAATACAGCTTCTAGGGCGATTAGTAAGAGGAGAAGTAGGGGAGTTTTCAAGCTGAGAGTGAGGGAAGAGTCAATAATCTGGTCAAACATTCAAAGATCAGGATGAATAAGTGCAATAATGCAAACAACGACAAAGAAATGCCGTCACCATGCTGCTGTATAATAATTCCGTTAACTTAATGATAATGTATTTAACTAAATCTTGTCAGACTTTTACAAATCTGTTGACTTAACTATTTTTGTTTGACTACAATATCTGATTAAGAAAGTCAATAGAATCATTCCGATTAAATATTTTAAAGGATTAGGAATCAGAGGATTTGGGGAAATAAAGCCTTCAATAATACCCGCTATCACTAACAAAGGAACGATACCAAAGACTAATTGTGCCGCTTGAAATCCATAATATTTTAAGGCATCGACTCGGCGATATTGACCAGGAAAAAGTAAGGCTCTGGCAATTAATAATCCTGATGCTCCAGCGAGAAAAATAGCAGGTAATTCCAGGGAACCATGGGGAAAAACAAAAGCCCAAAAAGGATAAGCTAAGTTATTGAGTCCCACTAAAGCACCAATTGCGCCGATTAATAAACCATTGTAAAATAGGAGATAAAGGGTTAAAATTCCTGCGGTCATTCCGCCAGCAACAGCATTAAAAGAAACCTTAATATTATTGATCATAATATTACTAGAGGCTAAGGGTTCTACCCCTAAAATTGATCCCATCCACAATTGATGTTCGTCCCGTACCATCTTAATCAGGTCTTCTGGCACAATTAAAGATATAAAGGTGGGATCTTGCCAAGCATACCACCAAGCAATTAAAGCCCCTAGCACAAACATTCCTGTTGAGACAGCAATGTACCCCCAGGTTTGCTGTACAACCCCAGGAAACCCCCAGAGATAAAACTCAGTGACAGCTTGCCATTCTTGACGACGGGAACCTTGATAAACTTGACTGTAACTGCGAGAAGTTAATTGTTGTAATTCCCGGATCAGAGTTGGCCCTACTTGGTGGGTTTTGGCCCGGGCCAAGTCAGCAGAGACAGAACGATATAAACTGGCTAATTCATGGATTTCTGAGCTTGCAAGGGACTTTAAGCCTCGTTTTTCGATTTTTTGTAAAATAGCATCTAATCGCTTCCAGTTGGCTTCTCGTCTTCCGATCCATCGTTGAATATTCATAACATTTCCTGGAAATCTCTCTAAATCTAGCTTAAGATATCGACGGAGGTAATATTTTAAATAATTTGGAGAAGTTTCCAGGTGAATAATAATCCCAATTTTCCCCAACCGATGGGCCCCCTTAGCGTTGGTAATGTAGCAAGTGCAGCATTAAGGTTATATCGAGATCGCTTTAAACCCTATTTTGGGGTTTCTTTCCGAGCAAGTTTATGGTCAATTTTTCCCTTTATTGTTTTGATTCCTTTGGCTGTAATTTTTGGATTATTAGCAGGAAATGATCAACCTAATGTTGGAATTTTGCTGTTGATTATTCCTGTTTGGTTGGTCTTCGGTACTTATTGTTGGTCTCATGCTTTAAAAAATGCAGCATTGATTTCTCGGTTAGCATTTAAAGAACTCATTAATCAACCAGAAACTGTTCAGCAAGCACGAAAAAATATCTCCAAATTATGGTCATTTTTTTGGTTACAATTTTTGGTTAATCTGATTATGTTTGTGATTAGCCTCTTATTATCAATGGCACAAGGTTTAGTTATTGGGTTGCCTGCTTCCCTAATTAAAGGAGGATTTGCTGCATTTTTAATACTGGTAGGATATTTATTATATTATGTTGCTTATTTTTGGTTTTATGCTCGTTTCTTTATCTCTGAAACGCCTTTTGTCATAGAAGAAAATTCTACTGTGTCTCAGGCTATTGGTCGAAGCTGGACATTAACTAAAGGGTTTGTTGGACGAATTTTATTAATTATTACCGTTGCTATTTTAATTACAATTCCAGTCTACTTACTGGCTTTGATTCCGATTTTTAGCCTAATTCCAATCCTCTCATTGATTGATCAAAATGATCCAACTCAAATGATGATTTTAGGGGGAAGAATTGTTTTTTCTATCCTGGGATCATTTCTACTTTTTCTCTTACTAAATATTGCTGCTTTACCATTTTGGCAAATTGTTAAAGGCGTTGTTTACTATGATCTTTGTGCGCGAAAAGAAGGGCTAGGATTAGATTTGAATGACTCTCTCTAGCAATAGTAACATTTCAGAATTTATTGTATTATTATGGCATTTTTTAATAATTTTAAGTTACAGACACCGGAAAATGTCGAACTCGATTTTACTTTGGCAGGGATTGGAAATCGAGCTTTAGCTCTGATTATTGACTATTCTATTTTGTCAATTGTTCAGATTTTTTACTTGCTTATACTTATTATTCTGCCAAATTTAATTTCAAATATTATTGCTAATTTTATTCAAGATATTGCCGCTATTCAAACTTGGATTATAGCAATTTTCTTGTTAATTTTTTTCGTTACGAATACAGGATATTTTGCTTTTTTTGAAACCCTATGGCAAGGACAAACCCCAGGAAAACGTTTTGCTAAAATTCGCGTTATTCGTGATGATGGTAGACCGATTGGCTTACAACAAGCTACCTTAAGAGCTTTACTACGTCCTCTTGATGATATCTTATTTATTGGGGTTTTATTAATTATTTTTAGTGAATCCGAAAAACGTATCGGAGATTGGTTAGCAGGAACTTTAGTTATTCAAGAAGAAAGCGAAAAATCTTCAGCTAATTTTCTGATTTCAGAAGAAGCTAAAACCTTAGTTAGCTACATTAATAATACAGCAAATTTAACTAAATTATCTCCTGAAAACTTTGCGGTTATTCGAGAATATTTACAACGAAGAGAGGCAATGTTATTACAAGCAAAACATGAATTATCCCGTAAATTAGCTTATCAGGTTAAGGATATTATTCAGTTAGCAGAAATACCCGAAGGCACAACAGCTAATCATTTTCTAGAAGCGGTTTATCTCGCTTATCAACAACAAAATTTATCTTAATTTGGAGAATAACACAATGAGTCAAACACCTGTAACCGTAACCTATTCATTAGAAGAAATTTTAAAGCAGATTAATAGTAAGTTAGATAAGATTGATGAAAAGTTTGAGGCTAAATTAGACAACCTTCAAAAAGATGTAAGTGACTTTAGAACTGAAACAAAAGTCTCCATTGAATCACTCAAAGGAGAAATTAAAACTCTTGATGCTGAAGTTAAAGGAATCAGTAAACGGTTAGATACTCAAGAATTTATCAATCGTTCAGTTGTGGTTGGCTTTATTTTAGCCATTGGGACGGGGGCTGTCAAATTGTTTTTCCCAAACTTCCCCCATTAACCCTGAATATTTAAGGCAACCATTGAGGACGAAAACCCACTAAGGGTAACTCTTTTAAGTCAGCTTGAACATCAGGCTTATTTCCATTTGGGGGAATTAATAACCATAATTGTCCCCCCACAATTGCCTCCCCTGAATTACTGGTTAATTTATCAGTTAAATTAGGATTATTACTGGTGATAACTTGATCAAAAAGCAATGCCAACCCATCAGGAGCTAAACTAATTTTAATATCTTGATAGTCTGATAATTTGGCTAAGGGTGTCATCTTACCCGTCTTCAAATCAAACTTAGCAAAGTAAGGTTGTTCTTCATATTCATCCCCAGATAATAATTCTGTTAATAAACAATATAGTTGAGTTCCCATGGGCGTAAATTGACAATCAATAATTGATCCTTGTGTATTTAATAATTCCTTTTGTATGCCCTGATTATTAACATAAAACAGCGATCGCGTATACCGTAAATTAGCATCATCCGTATTAAAATCGACCATTGCTGCTCCATCTCCCGTTTGGGTAAAATTCAGTAATTGACCGAATTTTGGTAAAAAATCCAAGGGTTCTGCCTCTGGTTTTAAGGGTAAAATACTAATACCTTCCCCTCTGGCCACCGCTACGGTTTGACTATCGGGGGTAATTTCAAATTCTCCCCCTGTCACCTTCAATCTTTCCGCTTGACTACCCTCTTTTAGTACCCAAAGATCAAAATCAGCCGGATTTTCTCGATTTACCCTTTGTACAACGATAATTTTGCCATCAGGAGATAGATCAAATTGATTATTTTGATAGGTTTTATTATCTAAAATTTGTTCGATTTTTCCTGCTGAATTACTTTTAAGATCTTCAACCCCATTATTCACCCCAGTGGTGACAGTATAAAGCTGTAACTGTCGTAACCCATCAACCCCAGTCCCTTGTTCGGCCGCTGAAAATAAAATGCGATCGCCTTGGGGATAAAACTCAAAGTTCATCACCACTAAATCAGGAGGTGTCAGAATACGCTTGATCTGTTGGGTGACATTATAAAACACTAATCTCCCTTCTTCTTCTCCTTGGGTTCCAATATAAGCCAAAGCGCGATCGCGGCTTTGAAATTCCCCCACAAAAGACTCCATAACCTGGCCGGGTTTTTTTTCGTGGCGAAATCTTTCTGTCCCTTGACTTAACTTTACTTGATAGGTTTGACCGTAAGGAATAGGGGTTTCTAGGGTGTAAGCAAGTCTACGACCAGCCCAGCTAATTTTCCCCGGTAGAGGGGGCTTAATGACTAAATTTTGCTCCACACTGGCTTTATCCATCGGTCGGTCAAAGGTCAAAATAAAGGCCCGATCTTTTGCGCCTACTTGTTGATTTTCCCAGCTAAAATGCTCAACCCTGGGGCCATTTCGGAAAAAACATTTATTGCCACACACTTTGTCCCCAATAACCAGGCCACCAATGACCACAGTAAAGGCACCAATGAGGAATAAGGAAACTTTATCGATAGGTTCTTGTAATAGTAGTTTATTCATAGACTAATACCCATAGGGATCATCAGGAGTGGGAATGGTGGTTATAGAATTAGCAGATAACACTAATTGCCGTTTTTCTGTCGGGGTTTCTTGCATAGTTTGGGTATCAATCGGAAGGGTTTCAGTCATCATTTCCCCTTCTACTTCTAACCAACTATCGGCGGGGTAGGCACTGCGATCGCGGTTTAATTTTACAGGAAGGCCCACCGGATAAGCATCTACGGCACAACAAGTCAAAATAAAACGACTTAATAAAATATAATTTTCGGGGAGAATGGGCGAATGTACAACAAATCCGGTAACTTTGGCCTTTTGTCCTTGGTAAGCGTCGGGTTCAGGATAAGCATTGAGGGTTCTGATCCAATCAATCAGCGATCGCTCTTCAGGTTTCACGTTAGCACTAAAGCTTTCGGTTTGGGCTTGGGTGACGGGTAAGGATTCAGAAATGCCTCGTTGTAGGGCTACTTGACTATTAAAGACGGTGGGAGGGATAATAAACCCCGCCACAGCAGTGATAATTAAGAGTCCACTACCCCATCCTGGGGGAAATAGGGTGATATGTTGTACATTTTCCTCCCTATTAGATTTTTTTTGGAATTC
This genomic window from Crocosphaera sp. UHCC 0190 contains:
- a CDS encoding protein kinase domain-containing protein, which encodes MRCLNCHLDDLPDKTQLCPNCGAQVLSLLQEVLPKGTQLRSHTYCLDDAMGKGSFGITYRAHHSALNNPVAIKEFYPVEYASRNPETKLLIIPQKYQDAYQRSLYRFLDEGRILAKLQHPNVVKVRDLFEERDTAYLVMELVRGKTLLKELENQPENKLSPERVETLIGQLVDALMTIHEAGIYHLDLKPENMILTPDDQLILIDFGAATLATDARRKRTRSFTECYAAPEIMSGGEVGPESDIFEVGMILYEMLTGKLPPPAMTRVLENDTWQPEGLDYPWHILITNALKIQRKDRPQTVKQWWQQRQENDENYISIEIKNIETLQGQFILPLLKQQGMTQRLGKGCIKKVIPINNNEVLVLSAGGASLLDFNTRIAHWEIDCPTQGGTISHNQKLLALIWQQNIYLWDLTQGKLLRQLQGHSKKINDVAFNKDGSLLVSGSRDETLILWDTKTGEKRHELSEPMGWITAVAVSEDGQFVASGCYDGKIRIWGAISGQEWRCLEGHSQAIESLIFSHNGKLLASGGRDRQIRLWDVTSGKLQQILEGHTDWITTLSFAKNDQYLASGSSVGDKTIRVWSLADRQETQRLEGHWNSITAIAYCPDNNYLISGSADYTVRLWDLIKGETVEQLHQHTNWVYSVACSPDGRWVATGNNDWTIRLWDIIERREVHILQGHEDAVSSVAFCPDSCCFVSGSWDETLRLWDVHSGKCSRVLQGHQNWVRSVAVSPNGQWVASGGWDKTVCLWDISSGWPSFKGSKPTRILQGHLDDIEGVAFSPDSQLIASASDDKTIKIWEVSSGQQVQQLEGHKYNVEGVVFSPDGQFVASISRDKTVRLWHIISGKQIHKFRGHLSYVKCVAFSHDGHYIASGGKDNMIALWDLVSGELIQLIQGHTNCVNSIAFSGDGSFLVSGDNDGVVRLWKVQLGNSEVE
- a CDS encoding histone deacetylase codes for the protein MIFPIVYHPQYVVPLPDGHRFPMEKFRLLYELLLIDGLVKPENIYIPEFPELSLLELVHTPDYVRAYCQGTLDNKAQRRIGLPWSEALAKRTCIAVGGTILTAKLALKFGLACNTAGGTHHAFPGYGSGFCIFNDLAIAVRVLQQLKLVKKVLIVDLDVHQGDGTAWIFKDEPTVFTFSMHCEANFPAKKQQSDLDVPLAEGLDDDGYLQILSQYLPDLLSQFKPDLVLYDAGVDTHVNDRLGKLSLTDTGIYRREMQVLSICIAAGYPVASVIGGGYAKDMKSLVYRHSLLHRASKDVYQFYRL
- a CDS encoding shikimate dehydrogenase; its protein translation is MQTITGKTKLLGIIGDPVEHSLSPVMQNAAISQLGVDYVYIPFPVKQQNLATAFAGFATIGVQGFNVTIPHKQAILPLLSEITTTAKLVGAVNTVWYTETGWKGTNTDVIGFLSPLKSLTKKWSNIVPIILGNGGAARAVLVGLSELGCPKIRVVGRDQDKLRQFQQSWSNSELKASIDVYSWDELPGILSETELLVNTTPIGMFPHSNHSPLQSDLWKKLPLNAIAYDLIYIPSPTQFLKEAQQQGLMTIDGLDMLVYQGASALELWLQQPVPTEVMSQALKQHLGL
- a CDS encoding PEP-CTERM sorting domain-containing protein encodes the protein MKNILISSFIFIASFGIETAAQGFSFYDEVSDGDLSDVGSTPTSLGSLNLGKNTLKATFNRGSNPDPDYFTFNIPQGQVLTEIFLKSWNTSPFFEDIAFIAIEEGPSFDFVFSNTANSNPAEGLLGWSHLRSTQVGTNKILTEMALSNLDPITSGLNIVVNQEADNNPYTPEQIAQFPSGVTEDQLKQNLRNLGVIGTSGSTIGWFPGATGFKLPLGPGDYSIWLRQGTDTEISVELDFNTAKVPEPNNLFGIIITLGLGTLRFKKK
- the ndk gene encoding nucleoside-diphosphate kinase, with the translated sequence MERTFIMVKPDGVQRGLVGEVIRRFETKGFTLIGLKLMQVSKELAEEHYDVHKERPFFGGLVEFIGSSPVVAMVWEGDGVVAAARNVIGATNPLTAAPGTIRGDYGVSIGRNLIHGSDAIETAQREISLWFNEKELASWQPTITPWLYE
- a CDS encoding TerC family protein translates to MFDQIIDSSLTLSLKTPLLLLLLIALEAVLSADNAIALAAIAQGLQGPKLQRYALNLGLVVAYVLRMSLILTATWVVKFWQFELLGAVYLLWLVFNYFNSQEDAEHHHHGPEFTSLWQAIPLIAVTDLAFSLDSVTTAIALSDEIWLILIGGTIGVITLRFLAELFIRWLKVYTYLEDAGFITVGLVGLRLLIRVINAEWVPPEWLMITAIALIFVWGFSKQNPQPLEMVEIPLESVDNSLSKEPEKISS
- a CDS encoding stage II sporulation protein M, whose amino-acid sequence is MNIQRWIGRREANWKRLDAILQKIEKRGLKSLASSEIHELASLYRSVSADLARAKTHQVGPTLIRELQQLTSRSYSQVYQGSRRQEWQAVTEFYLWGFPGVVQQTWGYIAVSTGMFVLGALIAWWYAWQDPTFISLIVPEDLIKMVRDEHQLWMGSILGVEPLASSNIMINNIKVSFNAVAGGMTAGILTLYLLFYNGLLIGAIGALVGLNNLAYPFWAFVFPHGSLELPAIFLAGASGLLIARALLFPGQYRRVDALKYYGFQAAQLVFGIVPLLVIAGIIEGFISPNPLIPNPLKYLIGMILLTFLIRYCSQTKIVKSTDL
- a CDS encoding RDD family protein gives rise to the protein MAFFNNFKLQTPENVELDFTLAGIGNRALALIIDYSILSIVQIFYLLILIILPNLISNIIANFIQDIAAIQTWIIAIFLLIFFVTNTGYFAFFETLWQGQTPGKRFAKIRVIRDDGRPIGLQQATLRALLRPLDDILFIGVLLIIFSESEKRIGDWLAGTLVIQEESEKSSANFLISEEAKTLVSYINNTANLTKLSPENFAVIREYLQRREAMLLQAKHELSRKLAYQVKDIIQLAEIPEGTTANHFLEAVYLAYQQQNLS
- a CDS encoding Ig-like domain-containing protein; this encodes MNKLLLQEPIDKVSLFLIGAFTVVIGGLVIGDKVCGNKCFFRNGPRVEHFSWENQQVGAKDRAFILTFDRPMDKASVEQNLVIKPPLPGKISWAGRRLAYTLETPIPYGQTYQVKLSQGTERFRHEKKPGQVMESFVGEFQSRDRALAYIGTQGEEEGRLVFYNVTQQIKRILTPPDLVVMNFEFYPQGDRILFSAAEQGTGVDGLRQLQLYTVTTGVNNGVEDLKSNSAGKIEQILDNKTYQNNQFDLSPDGKIIVVQRVNRENPADFDLWVLKEGSQAERLKVTGGEFEITPDSQTVAVARGEGISILPLKPEAEPLDFLPKFGQLLNFTQTGDGAAMVDFNTDDANLRYTRSLFYVNNQGIQKELLNTQGSIIDCQFTPMGTQLYCLLTELLSGDEYEEQPYFAKFDLKTGKMTPLAKLSDYQDIKISLAPDGLALLFDQVITSNNPNLTDKLTSNSGEAIVGGQLWLLIPPNGNKPDVQADLKELPLVGFRPQWLP